The following are encoded in a window of Clostridium thermarum genomic DNA:
- a CDS encoding D-alanyl-D-alanine carboxypeptidase family protein, whose translation MKNYINFLLAFIVSFTSFFCVNVNAEPENVKPPYIEARNAIAIDAKTNRVLYEKNAHILTPMASTTKIVTALVALKYGDLNKKVTISAKAANIRGSVVGYKKGEEISLRELIYGLMLRSGNDAAIAIAEGISGSVEQFVQLMNEYATEIGLVDTHFESPHGLDSSMHYTTAYDLALATAKAKEIKEFNEIVSVKDVDAAAKGFSRGYHNINKILWQIPEANGVKTGYTGQAGKCLVTSVNKGGSDIIIVVINCPQRWRETKKINEFISKTYDFKLVIKKGEIVKSLCILPTKKTTNLVAKEDIRIPIKKGSAMDVQIKTPKDIEAPIYKDEKVGTINIYEDNDLIYTSPLCTENEVLKEKGIKKWYKFFK comes from the coding sequence GTGAAAAACTATATTAACTTTTTACTGGCATTCATTGTTTCTTTTACTTCATTTTTTTGTGTGAATGTAAATGCTGAACCTGAGAATGTAAAGCCGCCCTATATAGAAGCGAGAAATGCCATTGCAATTGATGCAAAAACTAATCGGGTTTTATATGAAAAGAATGCACATATATTAACTCCAATGGCAAGTACTACAAAGATAGTTACAGCCTTGGTAGCTTTAAAGTATGGAGATCTGAACAAAAAAGTTACCATAAGTGCAAAAGCTGCAAATATAAGAGGGTCAGTGGTAGGTTATAAAAAGGGAGAAGAAATATCATTGAGAGAATTGATATATGGCTTAATGTTGAGAAGTGGTAATGATGCAGCTATAGCCATAGCAGAGGGCATATCCGGCAGTGTGGAACAGTTTGTACAGCTGATGAATGAATATGCAACGGAAATCGGTCTGGTGGATACCCATTTTGAATCTCCCCATGGGCTTGACAGTTCCATGCATTATACTACAGCCTATGACCTAGCTCTTGCCACAGCAAAGGCCAAGGAAATAAAGGAATTTAACGAGATTGTTTCAGTTAAAGATGTAGATGCCGCTGCAAAAGGTTTTAGCAGAGGTTATCACAATATAAATAAAATACTTTGGCAGATTCCTGAAGCCAATGGTGTAAAAACAGGATATACCGGTCAAGCAGGCAAATGTCTGGTAACTTCAGTGAATAAAGGAGGCAGCGATATCATTATCGTTGTTATCAATTGTCCTCAAAGGTGGAGAGAAACGAAGAAGATAAATGAATTCATTTCTAAAACTTATGATTTTAAACTGGTAATCAAAAAGGGTGAGATTGTAAAAAGCTTATGTATCTTACCCACCAAGAAAACTACAAATTTGGTAGCTAAGGAAGATATAAGGATTCCCATAAAAAAGGGGAGTGCCATGGATGTACAAATAAAAACACCAAAGGATATAGAGGCACCTATTTATAAGGATGAAAAGGTAGGTACTATTAATATCTATGAAGACAATGATTTGATATATACTTCCCCATTATGTACAGAAAATGAGGTATTGAAGGAAAAGGGAATTAAAAAATGGTATAAATTCTTTAAATAG
- a CDS encoding sulfide/dihydroorotate dehydrogenase-like FAD/NAD-binding protein gives MNYEVTDCIDAGTEYCPCHLAQVGECILCSQLSGKTFCDCINWKGVCIYQEYVWNGNKAKNQRKNYFCKVLKKEMIDNKVIIFTLLTSHKIAQDLMHPGSYIFMRSPKTTQFYDTPISIMDVNTEENWIKVAIEIKGIKTKSIDTVQENENMLIRAPFWNGIFGLKNVYSAKDGLSLVIARGIGQAPMVPVLRKLYSNRNQLIVVLDNGNYRSNFVSEYLSMYDCKVINCKTLEKGELTDELKEVIDRAIEEDKVNLIHCDGADILNFKVIEYVNDRVKTSSCNNARMCCGEGVCGSCSARYKGHVVKRLCKIQTEPKKFFEGRRLI, from the coding sequence ATGAATTACGAAGTAACTGATTGTATCGATGCAGGAACAGAGTACTGTCCATGCCACTTGGCTCAGGTCGGTGAGTGTATACTGTGTTCTCAATTATCCGGAAAAACCTTCTGTGATTGCATAAATTGGAAGGGTGTATGCATCTATCAGGAATATGTATGGAACGGAAACAAGGCAAAAAATCAAAGGAAGAATTATTTTTGTAAGGTTTTGAAGAAAGAGATGATAGACAATAAAGTCATTATTTTCACATTACTTACTTCTCATAAAATTGCTCAGGACCTGATGCATCCAGGTAGTTATATATTTATGAGGAGTCCTAAAACCACTCAATTTTATGATACCCCAATTTCAATTATGGATGTAAATACTGAAGAAAATTGGATTAAAGTTGCCATAGAAATAAAAGGCATTAAAACTAAGAGTATCGATACTGTGCAGGAAAACGAAAATATGCTCATTAGAGCTCCATTTTGGAATGGAATTTTTGGCTTAAAAAATGTATATTCTGCCAAGGATGGGCTGTCATTAGTCATTGCAAGGGGAATAGGACAGGCGCCTATGGTTCCTGTGCTCAGAAAATTATATTCTAATAGAAATCAGCTCATAGTAGTTTTGGATAACGGAAACTATAGAAGTAACTTTGTCAGCGAGTATTTATCCATGTATGATTGCAAGGTGATAAATTGTAAGACTCTAGAAAAAGGTGAATTAACAGATGAACTAAAAGAGGTCATTGATAGAGCCATTGAGGAAGATAAGGTAAATCTTATCCACTGTGATGGTGCCGATATTCTAAACTTTAAGGTTATAGAATATGTGAACGACCGAGTGAAAACATCAAGCTGTAACAATGCCAGAATGTGCTGCGGAGAGGGAGTTTGCGGAAGCTGCAGTGCCAGATATAAGGGACATGTGGTAAAGCGCTTATGCAAAATTCAGACGGAACCTAAAAAATTCTTTGAGGGGAGAAGGTTAATATGA
- a CDS encoding FAD-dependent oxidoreductase, with protein sequence MKVIIIGGGWAGCAAAITARKAGAEVTLFEKTDMLLGLGNVGGIMRNNGRYTAAEELKAIGAGDLIDITDKNSRHSNIDFPGHKHAWLYDVNKVEKEVTNYLKEIGVNIKIISRVVDIEKEGKKIKGIYLADGSFYDGDVFIETTGSTGPMGNCLRYGNGCSMCVLRCPAFGPRVSLSARAGVDDLQGEREDDIFGAFSGSCKLAKDSLSPEIVKELDEKGVVVLKVPSEDVNIDKLKLKVCQQYALKEFAENVVLLDTGHAKLMTSYYPLDKLRKIKGLEYAKYVDPYAGGKGNSIRYLSVAPRTDDMRVKGLDNLFVGGEKAGLFVGHTEAIATGSLAGHNAVRYVLGIPLLTLPRTVALGDLIAFANYQLSTKEGRRNRYTFAGAEYFKRMQELGLYTMDIEEIKARIEKVNLTDVMNQRLV encoded by the coding sequence ATGAAGGTTATCATAATTGGAGGAGGTTGGGCTGGGTGTGCTGCTGCAATTACGGCAAGAAAAGCCGGCGCTGAGGTAACACTTTTTGAAAAAACCGATATGCTTCTGGGGCTTGGAAATGTTGGCGGAATAATGAGGAACAATGGAAGATATACTGCTGCTGAGGAGCTTAAAGCAATCGGGGCCGGTGATTTGATAGATATAACAGATAAGAATAGCAGACATTCTAATATAGATTTTCCTGGACATAAACATGCCTGGTTGTATGATGTTAACAAGGTGGAAAAAGAAGTTACCAATTACCTGAAAGAAATTGGTGTCAACATTAAGATCATATCCAGAGTGGTAGATATAGAAAAAGAAGGCAAGAAGATTAAGGGAATATATCTGGCTGACGGAAGCTTTTATGATGGAGACGTATTTATTGAGACAACGGGTTCAACAGGACCTATGGGCAATTGTTTAAGATATGGCAATGGGTGCTCCATGTGCGTTCTGAGATGTCCGGCCTTTGGTCCGAGAGTAAGCTTAAGTGCCAGAGCAGGGGTTGACGATTTACAGGGGGAAAGAGAAGATGACATCTTTGGAGCCTTCAGTGGATCCTGTAAGCTGGCAAAGGACAGCCTTTCACCGGAAATTGTGAAGGAACTGGATGAAAAAGGTGTTGTTGTTTTGAAGGTACCTTCAGAGGATGTAAATATTGACAAGCTTAAATTAAAGGTATGCCAGCAATATGCCTTAAAGGAGTTTGCAGAAAACGTAGTATTGTTAGATACAGGACATGCAAAGCTAATGACTTCCTACTATCCGCTGGACAAACTAAGAAAGATTAAGGGATTAGAATATGCAAAATATGTAGATCCTTATGCCGGAGGCAAGGGAAATTCAATAAGATATCTCTCAGTGGCTCCACGAACCGACGACATGAGGGTAAAAGGATTAGACAACCTCTTTGTGGGTGGTGAAAAAGCGGGATTGTTTGTTGGACATACAGAAGCCATAGCTACAGGCTCACTGGCAGGCCACAATGCAGTTCGCTATGTTCTTGGAATACCGCTGCTTACACTTCCAAGGACCGTTGCCTTGGGAGACCTGATTGCCTTTGCAAATTATCAACTATCCACAAAGGAAGGCAGAAGAAACAGGTACACCTTTGCCGGGGCTGAATACTTCAAGAGAATGCAGGAATTAGGCCTCTATACAATGGATATAGAGGAGATTAAGGCAAGAATCGAAAAAGTTAATCTCACAGACGTTATGAATCAAAGGCTTGTCTAA
- a CDS encoding ribose-phosphate pyrophosphokinase yields the protein MNSMPYGQMGIIALQSCKELGIKIDNYLQEMRQDNSGNVPKTFLISTEEIRFSNGEGKVKLEETVRGKDIYILCDIGNYSCTYKMYGFTNHMGPDEHFQDIKRVVSAMGGKARRVTVIMPLLYEGRQHRRKGRESLDCAMALQELERLGVNDIYSFDVHDPNVQNAVPLLSFQNLYPTHEIIKKFITEEEDLRIDKSKMITISPDTGAMDRAIYYSSVLGLDIGLFYKRRDHSEVIGGKNPIIQHEYIGRDVEGMDALVIDDMIASGESIFDIAKELKKRKARKIYVATTFALFTEGISKFNKYYGEGLIDRVYSTNLTYLPEEVRKSPWFKEVDMSQYLATIMHYVNLDKSISPLTNAAKMIKEIL from the coding sequence ATGAATTCCATGCCATATGGCCAGATGGGAATTATAGCTCTGCAGAGCTGTAAAGAATTAGGAATAAAGATTGATAACTACTTACAAGAAATGAGACAGGATAACTCCGGTAATGTGCCAAAAACCTTTCTTATATCTACAGAGGAAATAAGATTTTCAAACGGAGAAGGTAAAGTAAAGCTGGAGGAGACTGTTAGAGGAAAAGATATTTACATATTATGTGATATCGGAAATTACAGCTGCACCTATAAGATGTACGGTTTTACAAACCATATGGGTCCAGATGAACATTTTCAAGATATAAAGAGAGTAGTATCCGCTATGGGTGGAAAAGCTAGAAGAGTGACCGTAATAATGCCACTGTTATATGAAGGAAGACAACATAGAAGAAAAGGCAGGGAATCATTGGATTGCGCTATGGCGCTGCAGGAACTTGAAAGACTTGGGGTTAATGATATCTATTCCTTCGATGTGCATGATCCTAACGTTCAAAATGCAGTTCCTCTGCTTTCTTTTCAAAACCTCTACCCAACCCACGAGATTATTAAGAAGTTCATAACGGAAGAAGAGGACCTTAGAATTGATAAATCAAAGATGATAACCATAAGCCCTGATACGGGAGCTATGGACAGAGCGATTTATTATTCCAGCGTTTTAGGCCTGGATATCGGTCTGTTCTATAAGAGACGTGATCACTCCGAGGTTATAGGAGGTAAAAATCCTATTATACAGCATGAATACATCGGAAGAGATGTTGAGGGAATGGACGCATTGGTCATAGATGATATGATTGCTTCCGGAGAATCTATTTTTGATATAGCTAAAGAACTTAAAAAGAGAAAGGCCAGAAAGATATATGTAGCCACTACCTTTGCCCTATTCACCGAAGGTATAAGCAAGTTTAACAAGTATTATGGAGAGGGTCTAATTGATAGGGTCTACTCCACTAACTTAACCTACCTTCCGGAGGAAGTCAGAAAGAGTCCTTGGTTTAAAGAAGTAGACATGTCTCAATACCTTGCAACCATAATGCACTATGTTAATTTGGATAAGTCAATAAGTCCTTTGACCAATGCCGCTAAGATGATAAAAGAAATACTATAA
- a CDS encoding IS30 family transposase: MAKFKHFTLEERVSIEIMLKASLSFKAIARELDRDCTTISKEVKNHIMYKRTGSYGRPFNNCIHRLTCNHTYLCEKSHCRIRRCRFCSDCSKFCSDYKAYTCHLLSKPPYVCNGCASLTKCTLEKAIYNASYAHDEYVLRRSESRSGITISEDEIKRLDKIITPLIQRGQSIHHICVNNRDLIMHSEKSIYNYIDYNLFSTKNIDLPRKVVYRPRKKLKNHFKVDKSYRIGRTYQDFLEFMKENPDTPVVEMDSVEGTKGGKVLLTIHFVDSQFMLAFIRDANTSRSVIDIFENLYLELGPDTFLKLFPVILTDNGSEFTNPKAIEFDRQGNRITRIFYCDPSAPYQKGAAENNHELIRRIVPKGQSFNSFQQKDISLMMSHINSYSRKKLNDQSPYSVFSFLYGAKTLAKLDSELIKPNEIIMNPSLLKY; this comes from the coding sequence ATGGCTAAATTCAAACACTTTACGTTAGAGGAAAGAGTCTCTATTGAAATAATGCTTAAAGCCTCCCTTTCTTTCAAAGCAATAGCCCGAGAGCTTGATCGAGATTGTACAACCATTTCCAAAGAGGTTAAAAATCATATCATGTACAAGCGAACAGGTTCTTACGGTAGACCTTTTAACAACTGTATTCATCGTTTAACTTGCAACCATACATATCTATGTGAGAAATCACATTGTAGAATTCGACGCTGTCGCTTTTGTTCAGATTGTTCAAAATTCTGTTCTGATTACAAAGCATATACTTGTCACTTACTCTCTAAGCCACCTTATGTGTGCAATGGATGTGCTAGCCTTACAAAATGTACTCTGGAGAAAGCAATCTATAATGCTTCCTATGCCCATGATGAATATGTACTTCGTCGTTCTGAGTCACGAAGCGGCATAACTATTTCTGAGGACGAGATTAAACGTCTTGATAAAATCATAACCCCACTCATTCAAAGAGGTCAATCTATACACCATATCTGCGTTAATAACAGAGACCTTATCATGCATAGTGAAAAATCAATCTACAACTATATTGATTACAATCTTTTCTCCACAAAAAATATTGACCTTCCAAGAAAAGTTGTTTATCGTCCAAGAAAAAAGCTTAAAAATCATTTTAAAGTGGATAAGTCCTACAGAATTGGACGCACATATCAGGATTTTCTTGAATTCATGAAGGAAAATCCTGATACTCCAGTAGTTGAAATGGATTCTGTTGAAGGTACTAAAGGTGGTAAGGTGTTGCTCACTATCCATTTCGTTGATTCTCAGTTTATGCTTGCTTTTATTAGGGATGCAAACACTTCACGTTCCGTCATAGATATTTTCGAAAATCTTTATTTGGAACTGGGGCCTGACACTTTTCTAAAACTATTTCCTGTCATTCTAACTGACAACGGCAGTGAGTTTACAAATCCAAAGGCTATCGAGTTTGATAGGCAGGGAAACCGCATAACACGCATCTTCTACTGCGACCCTTCAGCGCCATATCAGAAAGGTGCTGCAGAAAACAACCATGAATTGATCCGGAGAATTGTTCCTAAAGGCCAGAGCTTCAACTCATTTCAACAGAAGGATATCTCATTGATGATGAGTCACATTAATTCTTATTCAAGAAAAAAGCTGAATGACCAGTCTCCATACTCGGTATTCAGCTTCCTTTACGGCGCTAAAACGCTCGCAAAGTTGGATTCAGAACTCATCAAACCAAATGAGATTATCATGAATCCGAGTTTATTAAAATATTAA
- the gltX gene encoding glutamate--tRNA ligase, giving the protein MSLEKLADLIYPDINKTIEDYIKMYPKRNLKEGAKVTRYAPSPTGFQHIGGVFSALIDERLAVQSGGVFYLRIEDTDQKREVEGAVEDTISTMHNFGLNFHEGMTGKDTSKGDYGPYRQSERAEIYKTFAKHLILKGLAYPCFCNADELNALREKQIAEKITPGYYGEYAHCRNLSTEEAIEKIERGESYILRLKSPGNSDNKVVLQDLIKGEVVFPENNQDIVLIKGDGLPTYHFAHVVDDYLMKTTHVIRGEEWLSSAPIHLQLFEVLGFEPPKYAHTPTIMKQDEGSKRKLSKRKDPEAAVSYYREVGYPVQSVIEYLLNIINSGFETWRAENPFADSYDFEIALDKMSKSGALFDLVKLSDVSKDVISRMKATEVYEKYTEWAKEFDPQMYELVTANESMAKEIFNIDREGPKPRKDYAKWMDVREKIFYFFDELFYKETVDQIELPKNVDMEEAKRIIAAYAEAYNFDADKDTWFEELKAVGEQLGYTANRKEFKANPENFKGMIADVAAVVRAALTHRANTPDLYTIMHVMGEEKVRDRFAKF; this is encoded by the coding sequence ATGAGTTTAGAAAAGTTAGCAGATCTAATATACCCAGATATTAATAAGACTATTGAAGACTACATTAAAATGTATCCGAAGAGAAACTTGAAAGAGGGTGCCAAGGTAACAAGATATGCCCCAAGTCCAACTGGATTTCAGCATATCGGAGGAGTTTTTTCAGCCTTGATCGATGAAAGATTGGCTGTACAGAGTGGTGGAGTATTTTATTTGAGAATAGAAGACACAGATCAGAAGAGAGAGGTAGAAGGGGCAGTAGAAGATACAATCTCTACTATGCATAACTTTGGACTGAATTTCCATGAAGGAATGACAGGAAAAGATACTTCGAAAGGAGATTACGGCCCATACAGGCAAAGTGAAAGAGCTGAAATATATAAGACTTTTGCAAAGCATTTAATACTTAAGGGCTTGGCTTATCCATGCTTTTGTAATGCAGACGAACTTAATGCCTTAAGAGAAAAGCAAATAGCTGAAAAGATAACTCCGGGATATTACGGAGAGTATGCTCACTGCAGAAATCTTTCTACAGAAGAAGCGATAGAGAAGATTGAAAGAGGAGAAAGCTATATACTTAGACTAAAGTCACCGGGCAATTCTGATAACAAGGTAGTATTACAGGACCTGATAAAGGGAGAGGTTGTGTTCCCGGAAAACAATCAGGATATCGTATTGATAAAGGGTGATGGACTACCAACCTATCATTTTGCTCATGTAGTCGACGATTACTTAATGAAAACAACCCATGTGATCAGGGGAGAAGAATGGCTGTCATCTGCACCTATACACCTTCAACTATTTGAAGTGCTTGGCTTTGAGCCGCCAAAATACGCTCATACTCCAACCATTATGAAACAGGATGAGGGATCAAAGAGAAAGCTTTCAAAAAGAAAAGACCCCGAGGCTGCCGTTTCCTATTACAGGGAGGTTGGATATCCAGTACAGTCCGTAATAGAATATCTGTTAAATATAATTAATTCAGGTTTTGAAACCTGGAGGGCAGAAAATCCTTTTGCAGACAGCTATGATTTTGAAATTGCCTTAGATAAGATGAGTAAAAGTGGTGCCTTATTTGACCTGGTAAAGCTAAGTGACGTTTCAAAAGATGTAATCTCCAGAATGAAAGCCACAGAGGTATATGAGAAATATACAGAGTGGGCAAAGGAATTCGATCCACAAATGTATGAATTGGTAACTGCTAATGAATCCATGGCTAAAGAAATTTTCAACATAGATAGGGAAGGTCCAAAACCAAGAAAAGACTATGCAAAGTGGATGGATGTTAGAGAGAAGATCTTCTACTTCTTTGATGAACTATTCTATAAAGAAACAGTAGATCAAATAGAGCTTCCAAAGAACGTTGATATGGAAGAAGCAAAACGAATAATAGCTGCCTATGCTGAGGCTTACAACTTTGATGCCGATAAGGACACTTGGTTCGAAGAGTTAAAGGCTGTTGGTGAGCAGCTAGGCTATACTGCTAATAGGAAGGAATTCAAGGCTAACCCAGAAAACTTCAAGGGTATGATTGCAGATGTGGCTGCAGTGGTCAGGGCTGCCTTAACCCACAGGGCAAATACTCCAGACCTTTATACCATAATGCATGTAATGGGAGAAGAAAAGGTAAGAGATAGGTTTGCTAAGTTTTAA
- a CDS encoding TMEM165/GDT1 family protein produces the protein MIQEFIKAMFLIFMAEMGDKTQILAMAFATRYKVRKVLVGIFIGSLLNHGVAVALGAYMSKLIPINIIQIVAGISFIGFALWTLRAEEEEDEEEAKSSFGPVLTVAIAFFIGELGDKTQLTAITLSADAQYPLFILMGTVTGMVITGSLGILVGSKLGNRIPEFTIKIASAAIFMFFGITKLFATLPKEYLTPVNIIIFFIVLALCVFLILKPTIEERKKGKLSTFKQVSEELYQYYNQINERIENICLGENYCIRCQGKNCLIGYTKEVLKSIIEDSVSLPEEGIMAFENSLKKNYSQEELIESLAVTVNFILNNMNHSKELQNVHTIRQIFERLLLKEVVGEFQTLKQYIAKVENINHLISVKLLRRIKTIKKEDTAYKIS, from the coding sequence ATGATACAGGAATTTATTAAGGCAATGTTCCTAATTTTCATGGCAGAGATGGGGGACAAGACACAAATTTTAGCTATGGCCTTTGCCACCAGGTATAAGGTCAGAAAGGTGTTAGTTGGTATTTTTATCGGATCTTTACTAAATCATGGTGTTGCCGTAGCACTTGGAGCTTATATGTCAAAGTTAATACCCATTAACATTATACAAATTGTTGCGGGTATTTCCTTTATTGGATTTGCTCTATGGACACTGAGAGCAGAAGAGGAAGAAGATGAAGAAGAAGCTAAAAGCAGTTTTGGACCGGTACTTACCGTTGCCATAGCCTTTTTCATAGGAGAGTTAGGGGATAAGACCCAGCTCACAGCAATTACTCTGTCTGCTGATGCTCAATATCCATTGTTTATTCTAATGGGTACAGTAACAGGAATGGTTATTACAGGGTCCTTAGGTATTTTGGTAGGAAGTAAGCTCGGTAACAGAATACCCGAATTTACTATTAAGATTGCTTCTGCAGCCATATTTATGTTTTTTGGTATTACAAAATTGTTTGCCACCTTACCAAAGGAATACCTGACTCCAGTAAATATAATAATCTTCTTTATTGTACTGGCACTTTGTGTATTCTTGATTTTAAAGCCCACTATAGAAGAAAGAAAAAAGGGCAAGCTATCTACCTTTAAGCAGGTTTCAGAGGAATTATATCAGTATTATAATCAAATTAATGAAAGAATAGAAAACATATGCCTTGGAGAAAACTATTGTATAAGATGCCAGGGAAAAAATTGTTTAATTGGATATACAAAAGAAGTACTTAAAAGTATAATCGAAGACAGTGTAAGCCTCCCTGAAGAAGGGATTATGGCCTTTGAAAATTCCTTGAAAAAGAATTATAGTCAGGAAGAGCTTATAGAAAGTCTGGCAGTGACTGTAAACTTTATTCTTAACAATATGAACCACAGTAAGGAGCTGCAAAACGTACATACCATACGGCAAATATTTGAAAGGCTCTTGTTAAAGGAAGTTGTTGGAGAATTTCAGACTCTAAAACAATATATAGCAAAGGTAGAAAATATAAATCATTTAATATCAGTAAAGCTCTTGAGAAGGATTAAAACTATAAAGAAGGAAGATACTGCGTATAAAATCTCTTAA
- a CDS encoding rhodanese-like domain-containing protein, with the protein MKKYEVKTMSYCKMPYKNISPSRARKLLKHDPNILLIDVRSPKEYMEAHIPGSVNIPIEFLEWEICNLQLSPFIPIMVYCKTGLRATSAAWLLISLGFITVYNLGGIDRWPYRLEG; encoded by the coding sequence TTGAAAAAATATGAGGTGAAAACGATGAGTTACTGCAAAATGCCCTACAAAAACATTTCCCCCTCCAGAGCCCGGAAGCTTTTGAAACACGATCCAAATATTCTCCTGATCGACGTCAGATCACCGAAAGAGTATATGGAAGCACATATTCCTGGAAGTGTCAACATCCCAATAGAATTTTTGGAATGGGAAATCTGTAATTTACAATTGTCTCCTTTCATACCAATAATGGTGTATTGTAAGACCGGACTCCGTGCCACTTCTGCAGCATGGTTACTGATTAGCCTAGGTTTTATAACCGTATATAACCTAGGCGGAATTGACCGCTGGCCCTATAGACTTGAGGGATGA
- a CDS encoding trans-sulfuration enzyme family protein codes for MEKSLMTELVHLGDRNPPSVSRSKTLPITLTSVFSFDDVETLDKVYAGEEEGYVYTRMNNPVYDALKEIMYNIDGGEDAQAYSSGMAAITMSILSQVRAGDHIIAANVLYGGSHQFFKTELKRFNIEVTFVDPLQDRLEQYFKTNTKLVYIETISNPLMEVLDIPKIAQIAHDHNAKVIVDNTFATAVICQPLKLGADIVVYSATKYLCGHSDITAGIVVSDKETMRQISSTGVLYGPTMSPFDGWLLVRSLRTLELRVIQHSNNALKLAKYLENHPKVKTVYYPGLKSSPHHITAKKIFRGDYYGGMLSIDLVDGEKGAYGLIRELETIKLVPSLAGVSTAISYPAKTSHRAFSEEELERAGISKGLLRISVGLENIGDLISEFERTLQKI; via the coding sequence ATGGAAAAGAGTTTAATGACAGAGCTGGTTCACTTGGGAGATAGAAATCCTCCTTCAGTATCACGCAGTAAAACTTTACCCATAACGCTAACCTCTGTGTTCTCCTTTGATGATGTAGAAACCTTGGATAAGGTTTATGCTGGGGAAGAGGAAGGCTACGTGTACACAAGGATGAACAATCCGGTCTACGATGCTCTAAAGGAAATAATGTACAATATTGATGGCGGAGAGGATGCTCAGGCTTACTCTTCCGGAATGGCTGCCATAACTATGTCCATTCTGTCTCAAGTAAGGGCCGGGGACCACATTATTGCTGCCAACGTATTATACGGCGGCAGCCATCAGTTTTTTAAGACTGAGTTAAAAAGGTTTAATATAGAGGTTACCTTTGTGGACCCTCTACAGGATAGGTTGGAACAGTATTTTAAAACAAACACAAAGCTTGTATACATCGAGACTATATCCAATCCACTGATGGAGGTCTTGGATATTCCTAAAATTGCTCAAATTGCCCATGACCATAATGCAAAGGTGATTGTAGATAATACCTTCGCAACCGCTGTGATATGCCAACCTTTAAAACTGGGAGCAGATATAGTTGTCTACAGTGCCACAAAGTATCTATGCGGACATAGTGATATCACAGCGGGCATAGTAGTTTCTGACAAGGAAACCATGCGACAGATAAGCTCTACAGGAGTATTATACGGACCTACCATGAGCCCCTTTGACGGCTGGCTCTTGGTAAGAAGCTTGAGAACCTTGGAGCTCAGAGTGATACAACATTCAAATAATGCATTAAAGTTAGCGAAGTATTTAGAAAACCATCCAAAAGTTAAGACTGTTTATTATCCAGGCCTTAAAAGTTCACCCCATCACATTACTGCAAAGAAAATATTCCGTGGGGACTATTATGGAGGAATGTTGAGCATTGATTTAGTAGATGGAGAAAAGGGAGCCTATGGCCTGATTAGGGAACTTGAAACTATTAAATTGGTTCCAAGTCTTGCGGGAGTTAGTACGGCCATTTCTTATCCCGCTAAAACCTCCCACAGGGCCTTCAGTGAAGAAGAATTGGAGAGGGCAGGAATATCAAAGGGGTTACTTAGAATTTCCGTAGGCCTTGAAAATATAGGAGATCTAATATCTGAGTTTGAGCGTACTCTGCAAAAAATATAA